The proteins below come from a single Corylus avellana chromosome ca3, CavTom2PMs-1.0 genomic window:
- the LOC132174396 gene encoding uncharacterized protein LOC132174396 — MLRLTRGSEVEVLSKKVVDVLGAWVCAEVINSTAYTCTVRYGGGHDGLVEETVPRGDVRPLPPPFEGAANFNAGDIVECCHSFSWKTAKILVGVTDNNFLVRLLGVSDVGFVVHKSFLRVRQLWTGADWYVLGKISTSTRKMKKDIDLDDEDSDGSYSGSTATAIGEEACSDDDDSERVASIATGEEEEEGNESEEYSLSRSSTTIFGALLRST, encoded by the exons ATGTTGAGACTCACGAGAGGTAGCGAAGTGGAGGTGCTGAGCAAGAAGGTGGTTGATGTACTCGGCGCGTGGGTTTGCGCAGAAGTCATTAACTCGACTGCGTACACGTGCACTGTCAGGTATGGTGGCGGCCACGACGGACTTGTGGAGGAGACAGTTCCAAGAGGAGACGTTAGACCTCTTCCGCCACCTTTTGAGGGCGCCGCTAACTTCAACGCCGGTGATATTGTGGAGTGCTGTCACAGCTTTTCTTGGAAAACCGCAAAAATCTTGGTGGGTGTAACCGACAACAACTTCTTGGTTCGGCTCCTCGGAGTCTCCGATGTCGGATTCGTCGTCCACAAATCTTTTCTCAGGGTCCGACAGCTCTGGACAGGCGCCGACTGGTATGTTCTTGGAAAGATTTCAACTTCCACACGCAAGATGAAGAAAGATATTGATTTGGATGATGAAGATTCTGATGGTAGTTATAGTGGTTCTACTGCTACTGCCATTGGGGAAGAAGCGTgctctgatgatgatgattctgAGAGGGTTGCGTCTATTGCTActggggaagaagaagaagaaggcaatGAGAGTGAAGAGTACTCTCTATCAAGATCCTCAACTACTATATTTGGAGCATTGCTGC GGTCTACTTAA